Proteins encoded within one genomic window of Siniperca chuatsi isolate FFG_IHB_CAS linkage group LG4, ASM2008510v1, whole genome shotgun sequence:
- the LOC122874847 gene encoding DNA-binding protein RFX7 isoform X1 produces the protein MADDQQQPGQKPASGLGSLPALVPGLQGPEANALQFKIKNSICKSVQSKVDSILQDVEKFTDIEKLYLYLKLPSGPSSGNDKSFPISIHHPNPPILPIWTENERGSSTPGLCDQSSMSSSRTQQMYAFNWIRNHLEEHPETSLPKQEVYDEYKSYCDNLGYNPLSAADFGKIMKNVFPNMKARRLGMRGKSKYCYSGLRKKAFVHMPSLPNLDLQKSGDGCELMEQTGQSPSAEDEMRSAACGLVCEWAQKVLSRQFDNVEDLARFLLNSHYIGTKSMAALTVMTGTPTGMKTPTPASAFVPTAEANSFQPQVKTLPSPSVDAKQQLQRKIQKKQQEQKLHSPLPSETQIKRTEASTPGPTIPCGSPALLSPQPTIGIVVAAVPSPVTVQRSRQLMTSPSPVGTAEGKVLPVNFQVVTQSLKQSPKTPQNISASPVGDRLARHGTRYAQILPKPSATSAITLRSPPTLLITNSPIKTVMPTPHVSSVNVVKMTAIALAPSSSSTTVRPASAGVSTIAASDDSQQPHVVSLVAPQSPAIRPSVPVSTPTLSTDTKVVSEAGNDTEKTAIGAKEERVAKFRAASEPSFLVKCSPGPDKGARIKSDPTIPPTSVGVAGTQDSNNINCHDSTLYLTVDNQNSNGNMSSNGSSAVTPTSKDPCSDAKSPRKRTGSSGESHVIPVKRVFISQQPLALVDNPKPGVSAAVKRIPRPGTPARPESAPCKVTVKHTSIGPTQILALSDSPITHTEGSQTVVKPQALVVKHEDHSLSTDTSTGAAGNNTSDQTLLQQIIPANSGAHEASVMSDLKSTIWEGGQLDELRKQAFAQQIPAEHKQAPTDQLSIIAQTPEASGQLTLTQEMVDFAGSQPNMDYFPFNDDDMTQDSIVEELVQMEEQMKLKGLFSSCVDVSLQSQSASNQGSILNAHQAGTTFYHSAHSSTTPVQTPTPTPTPTPTPTPTSEMTLGHNLTRESPCSRMAPITPVDGAMGRHTPISTPLSNCSSSVPPSPVECRNPFAFTPINSSITGYHDASIVSSSPVKPMQRPMATHPDKAKLEWINNRYNSNSAGPLSNHSIGILPSYQDLVDDQFRKPHAFAIPGQSFQAQSRQDSAHFGRLTPISPVQQQQQQQQQQQQQLLTGVTTPTKQESFAVPAPLDNKASTSSASSTFRCRSVSPAVRQRNFSGNTGPPTTTTNTTTTTRAVVSPFNSPITSEVLSILSNSQTVSSVHSMVQRSQSVPLNIMMQSEMLPVQGQSNTKITNVLLSKMEADGDDSVRGLGINNLPSNYTARMNLTQILETTPGFAGGTAHQTQLPVSSSPAAFELQQHGYLTTSSGEQVSFSTGDSQAQAGPGEQDQQQQQQLQENPVQTQPQLLLQSTQQQEVEDEQQQLDFNNTVKDLLGDDGLNPSSQLVGQVASELNAVASDFSNDIRLTSDLSSSITDLNTLDTNLLFDPNQQQEQYEDSTLEELKNDPLFQQICSDTVNSGFDWLESKDQPTTVEMLG, from the exons ATGGCTGATGATCAACAACAACCTGGTCAGAAGCCTGCCTCGGGATTAGGCTCTCTTCCAGCGCTGGTGCCAGGACTCCAGGGGCCCGAGGCTAACGCGTTACAGTTCAAAATAAAGAATTCAATTTG CAAATCTGTACAATCAAAAGTGGACAGCATATTG caAGATGTTGAGAAGTTTACAGACATCGAAAAACTCTACCTCTACCTGAAGTTGCCTTCTGGTCCCAGCAGTGGCAATGATAAAAG tttcccCATATCTATTCATCACCCCAACCCCCCAATTCTGCCCATTTGGACTGAGAATGAGAGGGGGTCCTCCACTCCTGGATTATG TGATCAGAGTTCCATGTCGTCAAGCCGTACTCAACAGATGTATGCATTCAACTGGATACGGAATCACCTAGAAGAGCACCCGGAGACTTCCCTCCCAAAGCAAGAGGTGTATGATGAATACAA GAGCTATTGTGACAATCTCGGCTACAATCCACTGAGTGCAGCAGACTTTGGAAAGATCATGAAGAATGTCTTTCCTAACATGAAAGCACGTCGACTGGGCATGAGGGGCAAATCCAA ATACTGTTATAGCGGGTTAAGGAAGAAAGCTTTTGTTCACATGCCATCCTTACCCAACCTGGATCTGCAGAAATCTGGTGATGGG TGTGAGCTGATGGAGCAGACGGGACAGTCCCCGAGCGCTGAAGATGAAATGAGATCTGCAGCCTGTGGACTGGTGTGTGAGTGGGCCCAAAAGGTCCTGAGTCGTCAGTTTGACAACGTGGAGGACCTGGCCCGCTTCCTGCTCAATAGCCACTACATTGGTACTAAGTCCATGGCTGCACTCACTGTTATGACCGGAACACCCACAG GAATGAAGACGCCAACTCCAGCCTCTGCGTTTGTGCCCACAGCTGAGGCAAACTCTTTCCAGCCCCAGGTGAAGACCCTGCCCTCTCCCTCTGTTGATGCAAAGCAGCAACTGCAGCGAAAGATCcagaagaagcagcaggagcAGAAGCTCCACTCACCCCTCCCCAGTGAGACCCAGATCAAGAGAACGGAGGCCAGTACCCCCGGCCCCACCATCCCCTGTGGCAgccctgctctgctctcccCTCAGCCCACCATAGGCATCGTAGTAGCAGCTGTCCCAAGCCCAGTCACA GTACAGAGAAGCAGGCAGTTAATGACCTCGCCCAGCCCTGTAGGGACAGCAGAGGGGAAAGTGTTGCCTGTGAACTTCCAAGTGGTCACTCAGTCTCTTAAACAGTCCCCCAAAACTCCCCAGAATATCTCAGCTAGTCCTGTGGGTGATCGGCTGGCACGACACGGTACACGTTACGCCCAAATTCTGCCCAAGCCCTCTGCCACCAGTGCCATCACGCTGCGTTCACCGCCCACCCTACTTATCACCAACAGCCCCATAAAAACTGTGATGCCCACTCCCCACGTCAGCTCAGTCAACGTGGTGAAGATGACGGCCATCGCTCTggctcccagcagcagcagtacaacTGTGCGTCCTGCCTCGGCTGGTGTGAGTACCATAGCTGCTTCGGACGATTCCCAGCAGCCACACGTTGTGAGCTTGGTTGCCCCTCAGTCTCCTGCAATCAGACCCAGTGTCCCAGTCTCCACCCCAACCCTCTCCACTGACACCAAAGTGgtgtctgaagctggaaatgaCACAGAGAAAACTGCTATTGGGGCCAAAGAGGAAAGAGTGGCTAAGTTCAGGGCTGCCAGTGAGCCAAGCTTCCTGGTTAAGTGTTCTCCGGGACCAGACAAAGGGGCAAGAATAAAAAGTGACCCCACAATCCCTCCCACTTCGGTAGGTGTAGCTGGGACTCAGGACAGCAATAACATTAACTGCCATGACAGTACTTTGTACTTGACTGTTGATAATCAGAACTCCAATGGCAACATGTCATCCAATGGCTCCTCCGCTGTTACCCCAACATCGAAGGATCCCTGCTCTGATGCCAAAAGCCCCAGGAAGCGCACAGGCTCAAGCGGGGAGTCCCATGTGATTCCTGTGAAGAGGGTGTTTATCTCCCAGCAGCCACTGGCTTTAGTTGACAATCCCAAACCTGGAGTCAGTGCTGCAGTGAAGAGGATTCCCAGACCGGGAACCCCTGCCAGACCAGAGAGTGCCCCCTGCAAAGTGACTGTGAAACACACCTCCATAGGGCCCACACAGATCCTTGCACTCTCTGACTCgcccatcacacacactgagggcTCCCAGACTGTTGTCAAACCCCAGGCACTGGTAGTGAAACACGAAGACCATTCACTCAGCACTGATACCAGCACTGGAgcagctggaaacaacactTCTGATCAAACATTGCTACAGCAGATCATACCAGCCAACTCAGGAGCACACGAAGCCTCTGTGATGAGTGACTTAAAGAGCACAATATGGGAGGGGGGACAGCTTGATGAGCTTCGGAAGCAGGCGTTTGCTCAGCAGATACCAGCAGAACACAAACAAGCCCCTACTGACCAACTTTCCATTATAGCTCAAACCCCCGAGGCCTCAGGCCAGCTCACCCTCACACAGGAGATGGTTGACTTTGCAGGTTCTCAGCCCAACATGGACTACTTCCCGTTCAATGATGATGACATGACCCAGGACAGCATCGTGGAGGAACTAGTCCAAATGGAGGAGCAGATGAAGCTGAAGGGTCTCTTCAGTAGCTGTGTTGACGTGTCTTTACAAAGCCAGTCAGCGAGCAATCAAGGCTCTATCCTAAATGCTCATCAGGCCGGCACTACCTTCTACCACTCTGCCCACAGCAGTACTACTCCTGTCCAAACTCCCACTCCAACACCCACTCCAACTCCGACACCCACCCCCACCTCTGAAATGACACTTGGGCACAACCTAACAAGAGAGAGCCCCTGCTCCCGCATGGCTCCCATCACCCCTGTGGATGGAGCCATGGGTCGCCACACCCCCATCAGCACACCACTGtccaactgcagcagcagcgtcCCCCCAAGCCCGGTGGAGTGCAGGAATCCTTTTGCATTCACTCCTATAAACTCAAGCATCACAGGTTATCATGACGCCAGTATTGTCTCCAGCAGCCCTGTTAAGCCCATGCAGAGGCCAATGGCAACACACCCTGACAAAGCCAAACTGGAGTGGATCAACAACCGCTACAACAGCAACTCTGCAGGTCCTTTGTCCAACCATAGCATTGGGATTCTGCCCAGCTACCAAGACCTGGTAGATGACCAGTTTCGTAAGCCACATGCCTTTGCAATTCCCGGCCAGTCATTTCAGGCTCAGTCGAGACAGGATTCTGCTCACTTTGGGCGTTTGACCCCCATTTccccagtgcagcagcagcagcagcagcagcaacaacaacagcagcagctgttaaCAGGTGTAACTACTCCCACTAAACAGGAGAGTTTTGCTGTGCCTGCACCGTTGGACAACAAGGCATCAACCTCATCTGCGTCCAGTACTTTCCGTTGCCGCAGTGTTAGCCCTGCAGTGCGCCAGAGAAACTTCAGTGGCAACACCGGCCCTCCAACCACCACCACaaataccaccaccaccacacgaGCCGTGGTTTCGCCCTTTAACTCCCCCATCACCTCTGAGGTGCTCAGCATCCTGTCCAACAGCCAGACAGTCAGCTCTGTCCACAGTATGGTCCAGCGTAGCCAATCTGTACCTCTAAATATCATGATGCAGAGTGAGATGCTGCCTGTGCAAGGTCAGAGTAACACCAAAATCACCAATGTTCTTCTCAGCAAGATGGAAGCTGATGGGGATGATTCTGTCCGTGGCCTAGGCATAAACAACCTCCCCTCTAACTACACGGCCCGTATGAACCTCACACAAATCCTGGAGACAACTCCTGGTTTTGCTGGAGGAACTGCTCACCAGACTCAGCTGCCTGTTAGCTCCAGCCCTGCTGCCTTTGAGCTCCAGCAGCATGGCTACCTCACCACTAGCAGTGGAGAACAAGTGAGCTTCTCCACTGGGGACAGCCAAGCACAAGCAGGTCCCGGTGAGCaagaccagcagcagcagcagcagcttcaggagAATCCTGTGCAGACACaaccacagctcctcctccagagcacacagcagcaggaggtggaggatgaGCAACAACAGCTAGATTTCAACAACACTGTTAAGGACTTGTTGGGTGATGATGGCCTCAACCCCAGTTCCCAGTTAGTGGGTCAGGTAGCTTCGGAGCTAAATGCCGTGGCCTCCGACTTCTCAAATGACATCAGACTGACCTCAGATCTGTCCAGTAGCATCACTGATCTTAACACATTGGACACCAACCTGCTGTTTGACCCTAATCAACAGCAGGAACAATATGAAGACTCAACACTGGAAGAACTGAAGAACGACCCGCTTTTTCAGCAGATATGCAGTGATACTGTGAACTCTGGTTTTGACTGGCTAGAAAGCAAAGACCAGCCTACTACAGTAGAGATGCTGGGCTAA
- the LOC122874847 gene encoding DNA-binding protein RFX7 isoform X2 — MADDQQQPGQKPASGLGSLPALVPGLQGPEANALQFKIKNSICKSVQSKVDSILQDVEKFTDIEKLYLYLKLPSGPSSGNDKRTENERGSSTPGLCDQSSMSSSRTQQMYAFNWIRNHLEEHPETSLPKQEVYDEYKSYCDNLGYNPLSAADFGKIMKNVFPNMKARRLGMRGKSKYCYSGLRKKAFVHMPSLPNLDLQKSGDGCELMEQTGQSPSAEDEMRSAACGLVCEWAQKVLSRQFDNVEDLARFLLNSHYIGTKSMAALTVMTGTPTGMKTPTPASAFVPTAEANSFQPQVKTLPSPSVDAKQQLQRKIQKKQQEQKLHSPLPSETQIKRTEASTPGPTIPCGSPALLSPQPTIGIVVAAVPSPVTVQRSRQLMTSPSPVGTAEGKVLPVNFQVVTQSLKQSPKTPQNISASPVGDRLARHGTRYAQILPKPSATSAITLRSPPTLLITNSPIKTVMPTPHVSSVNVVKMTAIALAPSSSSTTVRPASAGVSTIAASDDSQQPHVVSLVAPQSPAIRPSVPVSTPTLSTDTKVVSEAGNDTEKTAIGAKEERVAKFRAASEPSFLVKCSPGPDKGARIKSDPTIPPTSVGVAGTQDSNNINCHDSTLYLTVDNQNSNGNMSSNGSSAVTPTSKDPCSDAKSPRKRTGSSGESHVIPVKRVFISQQPLALVDNPKPGVSAAVKRIPRPGTPARPESAPCKVTVKHTSIGPTQILALSDSPITHTEGSQTVVKPQALVVKHEDHSLSTDTSTGAAGNNTSDQTLLQQIIPANSGAHEASVMSDLKSTIWEGGQLDELRKQAFAQQIPAEHKQAPTDQLSIIAQTPEASGQLTLTQEMVDFAGSQPNMDYFPFNDDDMTQDSIVEELVQMEEQMKLKGLFSSCVDVSLQSQSASNQGSILNAHQAGTTFYHSAHSSTTPVQTPTPTPTPTPTPTPTSEMTLGHNLTRESPCSRMAPITPVDGAMGRHTPISTPLSNCSSSVPPSPVECRNPFAFTPINSSITGYHDASIVSSSPVKPMQRPMATHPDKAKLEWINNRYNSNSAGPLSNHSIGILPSYQDLVDDQFRKPHAFAIPGQSFQAQSRQDSAHFGRLTPISPVQQQQQQQQQQQQQLLTGVTTPTKQESFAVPAPLDNKASTSSASSTFRCRSVSPAVRQRNFSGNTGPPTTTTNTTTTTRAVVSPFNSPITSEVLSILSNSQTVSSVHSMVQRSQSVPLNIMMQSEMLPVQGQSNTKITNVLLSKMEADGDDSVRGLGINNLPSNYTARMNLTQILETTPGFAGGTAHQTQLPVSSSPAAFELQQHGYLTTSSGEQVSFSTGDSQAQAGPGEQDQQQQQQLQENPVQTQPQLLLQSTQQQEVEDEQQQLDFNNTVKDLLGDDGLNPSSQLVGQVASELNAVASDFSNDIRLTSDLSSSITDLNTLDTNLLFDPNQQQEQYEDSTLEELKNDPLFQQICSDTVNSGFDWLESKDQPTTVEMLG; from the exons ATGGCTGATGATCAACAACAACCTGGTCAGAAGCCTGCCTCGGGATTAGGCTCTCTTCCAGCGCTGGTGCCAGGACTCCAGGGGCCCGAGGCTAACGCGTTACAGTTCAAAATAAAGAATTCAATTTG CAAATCTGTACAATCAAAAGTGGACAGCATATTG caAGATGTTGAGAAGTTTACAGACATCGAAAAACTCTACCTCTACCTGAAGTTGCCTTCTGGTCCCAGCAGTGGCAATGATAAAAG GACTGAGAATGAGAGGGGGTCCTCCACTCCTGGATTATG TGATCAGAGTTCCATGTCGTCAAGCCGTACTCAACAGATGTATGCATTCAACTGGATACGGAATCACCTAGAAGAGCACCCGGAGACTTCCCTCCCAAAGCAAGAGGTGTATGATGAATACAA GAGCTATTGTGACAATCTCGGCTACAATCCACTGAGTGCAGCAGACTTTGGAAAGATCATGAAGAATGTCTTTCCTAACATGAAAGCACGTCGACTGGGCATGAGGGGCAAATCCAA ATACTGTTATAGCGGGTTAAGGAAGAAAGCTTTTGTTCACATGCCATCCTTACCCAACCTGGATCTGCAGAAATCTGGTGATGGG TGTGAGCTGATGGAGCAGACGGGACAGTCCCCGAGCGCTGAAGATGAAATGAGATCTGCAGCCTGTGGACTGGTGTGTGAGTGGGCCCAAAAGGTCCTGAGTCGTCAGTTTGACAACGTGGAGGACCTGGCCCGCTTCCTGCTCAATAGCCACTACATTGGTACTAAGTCCATGGCTGCACTCACTGTTATGACCGGAACACCCACAG GAATGAAGACGCCAACTCCAGCCTCTGCGTTTGTGCCCACAGCTGAGGCAAACTCTTTCCAGCCCCAGGTGAAGACCCTGCCCTCTCCCTCTGTTGATGCAAAGCAGCAACTGCAGCGAAAGATCcagaagaagcagcaggagcAGAAGCTCCACTCACCCCTCCCCAGTGAGACCCAGATCAAGAGAACGGAGGCCAGTACCCCCGGCCCCACCATCCCCTGTGGCAgccctgctctgctctcccCTCAGCCCACCATAGGCATCGTAGTAGCAGCTGTCCCAAGCCCAGTCACA GTACAGAGAAGCAGGCAGTTAATGACCTCGCCCAGCCCTGTAGGGACAGCAGAGGGGAAAGTGTTGCCTGTGAACTTCCAAGTGGTCACTCAGTCTCTTAAACAGTCCCCCAAAACTCCCCAGAATATCTCAGCTAGTCCTGTGGGTGATCGGCTGGCACGACACGGTACACGTTACGCCCAAATTCTGCCCAAGCCCTCTGCCACCAGTGCCATCACGCTGCGTTCACCGCCCACCCTACTTATCACCAACAGCCCCATAAAAACTGTGATGCCCACTCCCCACGTCAGCTCAGTCAACGTGGTGAAGATGACGGCCATCGCTCTggctcccagcagcagcagtacaacTGTGCGTCCTGCCTCGGCTGGTGTGAGTACCATAGCTGCTTCGGACGATTCCCAGCAGCCACACGTTGTGAGCTTGGTTGCCCCTCAGTCTCCTGCAATCAGACCCAGTGTCCCAGTCTCCACCCCAACCCTCTCCACTGACACCAAAGTGgtgtctgaagctggaaatgaCACAGAGAAAACTGCTATTGGGGCCAAAGAGGAAAGAGTGGCTAAGTTCAGGGCTGCCAGTGAGCCAAGCTTCCTGGTTAAGTGTTCTCCGGGACCAGACAAAGGGGCAAGAATAAAAAGTGACCCCACAATCCCTCCCACTTCGGTAGGTGTAGCTGGGACTCAGGACAGCAATAACATTAACTGCCATGACAGTACTTTGTACTTGACTGTTGATAATCAGAACTCCAATGGCAACATGTCATCCAATGGCTCCTCCGCTGTTACCCCAACATCGAAGGATCCCTGCTCTGATGCCAAAAGCCCCAGGAAGCGCACAGGCTCAAGCGGGGAGTCCCATGTGATTCCTGTGAAGAGGGTGTTTATCTCCCAGCAGCCACTGGCTTTAGTTGACAATCCCAAACCTGGAGTCAGTGCTGCAGTGAAGAGGATTCCCAGACCGGGAACCCCTGCCAGACCAGAGAGTGCCCCCTGCAAAGTGACTGTGAAACACACCTCCATAGGGCCCACACAGATCCTTGCACTCTCTGACTCgcccatcacacacactgagggcTCCCAGACTGTTGTCAAACCCCAGGCACTGGTAGTGAAACACGAAGACCATTCACTCAGCACTGATACCAGCACTGGAgcagctggaaacaacactTCTGATCAAACATTGCTACAGCAGATCATACCAGCCAACTCAGGAGCACACGAAGCCTCTGTGATGAGTGACTTAAAGAGCACAATATGGGAGGGGGGACAGCTTGATGAGCTTCGGAAGCAGGCGTTTGCTCAGCAGATACCAGCAGAACACAAACAAGCCCCTACTGACCAACTTTCCATTATAGCTCAAACCCCCGAGGCCTCAGGCCAGCTCACCCTCACACAGGAGATGGTTGACTTTGCAGGTTCTCAGCCCAACATGGACTACTTCCCGTTCAATGATGATGACATGACCCAGGACAGCATCGTGGAGGAACTAGTCCAAATGGAGGAGCAGATGAAGCTGAAGGGTCTCTTCAGTAGCTGTGTTGACGTGTCTTTACAAAGCCAGTCAGCGAGCAATCAAGGCTCTATCCTAAATGCTCATCAGGCCGGCACTACCTTCTACCACTCTGCCCACAGCAGTACTACTCCTGTCCAAACTCCCACTCCAACACCCACTCCAACTCCGACACCCACCCCCACCTCTGAAATGACACTTGGGCACAACCTAACAAGAGAGAGCCCCTGCTCCCGCATGGCTCCCATCACCCCTGTGGATGGAGCCATGGGTCGCCACACCCCCATCAGCACACCACTGtccaactgcagcagcagcgtcCCCCCAAGCCCGGTGGAGTGCAGGAATCCTTTTGCATTCACTCCTATAAACTCAAGCATCACAGGTTATCATGACGCCAGTATTGTCTCCAGCAGCCCTGTTAAGCCCATGCAGAGGCCAATGGCAACACACCCTGACAAAGCCAAACTGGAGTGGATCAACAACCGCTACAACAGCAACTCTGCAGGTCCTTTGTCCAACCATAGCATTGGGATTCTGCCCAGCTACCAAGACCTGGTAGATGACCAGTTTCGTAAGCCACATGCCTTTGCAATTCCCGGCCAGTCATTTCAGGCTCAGTCGAGACAGGATTCTGCTCACTTTGGGCGTTTGACCCCCATTTccccagtgcagcagcagcagcagcagcagcaacaacaacagcagcagctgttaaCAGGTGTAACTACTCCCACTAAACAGGAGAGTTTTGCTGTGCCTGCACCGTTGGACAACAAGGCATCAACCTCATCTGCGTCCAGTACTTTCCGTTGCCGCAGTGTTAGCCCTGCAGTGCGCCAGAGAAACTTCAGTGGCAACACCGGCCCTCCAACCACCACCACaaataccaccaccaccacacgaGCCGTGGTTTCGCCCTTTAACTCCCCCATCACCTCTGAGGTGCTCAGCATCCTGTCCAACAGCCAGACAGTCAGCTCTGTCCACAGTATGGTCCAGCGTAGCCAATCTGTACCTCTAAATATCATGATGCAGAGTGAGATGCTGCCTGTGCAAGGTCAGAGTAACACCAAAATCACCAATGTTCTTCTCAGCAAGATGGAAGCTGATGGGGATGATTCTGTCCGTGGCCTAGGCATAAACAACCTCCCCTCTAACTACACGGCCCGTATGAACCTCACACAAATCCTGGAGACAACTCCTGGTTTTGCTGGAGGAACTGCTCACCAGACTCAGCTGCCTGTTAGCTCCAGCCCTGCTGCCTTTGAGCTCCAGCAGCATGGCTACCTCACCACTAGCAGTGGAGAACAAGTGAGCTTCTCCACTGGGGACAGCCAAGCACAAGCAGGTCCCGGTGAGCaagaccagcagcagcagcagcagcttcaggagAATCCTGTGCAGACACaaccacagctcctcctccagagcacacagcagcaggaggtggaggatgaGCAACAACAGCTAGATTTCAACAACACTGTTAAGGACTTGTTGGGTGATGATGGCCTCAACCCCAGTTCCCAGTTAGTGGGTCAGGTAGCTTCGGAGCTAAATGCCGTGGCCTCCGACTTCTCAAATGACATCAGACTGACCTCAGATCTGTCCAGTAGCATCACTGATCTTAACACATTGGACACCAACCTGCTGTTTGACCCTAATCAACAGCAGGAACAATATGAAGACTCAACACTGGAAGAACTGAAGAACGACCCGCTTTTTCAGCAGATATGCAGTGATACTGTGAACTCTGGTTTTGACTGGCTAGAAAGCAAAGACCAGCCTACTACAGTAGAGATGCTGGGCTAA